Proteins co-encoded in one Pseudarthrobacter chlorophenolicus A6 genomic window:
- a CDS encoding molybdopterin-dependent oxidoreductase: MNSARQQATHDDGTRHGGLAEPSAGEQRERRPLGGHAAAAGVVSVAGGVVVGELLAGVWSPSVSPLTAVGGAVIDAVPPAVKDWAVSLFGTADKAALLAGMALVIAVLAAFAGVVERRRRFAGLAVISLFGLAGVAAVAGRAQATPVALALPVAAAAAAALILRLLTRKLKAWEGAAGSGNAPARRTFLRNLAAGAVLATAGGVLAGTWRGTVIKINDARARVALPRAAEPAPAIPAGAEAGVEGMPPLVTPVNDFYRIDTALVVPAVDPDTWVLRVTGMVQREVELTLADLLAKPLTERHITIACVSNPVGGDLIGNARWLGWPVREVLALAGPVRGADMVLSRSADGWTAGTPLEVLTDNRDAMLAVGMNGGPLPLEHGFPVRLVVPGLYGYVSATKWVTELKVTTYAEDTAYWTTRGWSDHGPIKLSSRIDVPRSGRPVNAGTVTFGGIAWAQHTGVSAVELRVNRGSWQPAELSSGISTDTWYQWKLSMDLTPGQYEVQVRATDLAGTVQDEASRPVVPDGATGFHTVRVDVKS; this comes from the coding sequence GTGAACAGCGCCCGGCAGCAGGCCACGCACGACGACGGTACCCGCCACGGCGGATTGGCGGAACCCAGCGCCGGGGAACAGCGGGAACGGCGCCCCCTGGGCGGGCACGCTGCGGCCGCAGGCGTGGTGTCCGTGGCCGGCGGGGTGGTCGTTGGAGAATTGTTGGCCGGCGTGTGGAGCCCGTCGGTGTCACCGCTGACGGCGGTGGGCGGAGCGGTCATTGATGCCGTCCCGCCGGCAGTAAAGGACTGGGCAGTCTCGCTCTTCGGCACGGCGGACAAGGCGGCCCTCCTGGCCGGCATGGCCCTGGTCATCGCCGTCCTCGCGGCCTTTGCAGGGGTGGTGGAACGGCGGCGGCGCTTTGCCGGACTGGCCGTGATTTCCCTCTTCGGGCTTGCCGGCGTGGCCGCTGTTGCCGGCCGCGCCCAGGCCACGCCGGTGGCCCTGGCGCTTCCAGTGGCTGCGGCGGCGGCCGCTGCTCTGATCCTCCGCCTGCTGACGCGGAAGCTGAAGGCCTGGGAAGGGGCGGCTGGCAGCGGGAATGCACCAGCCCGCCGCACGTTCCTGCGGAACCTCGCCGCCGGGGCCGTCCTGGCCACCGCCGGCGGCGTCCTGGCGGGAACCTGGCGCGGGACCGTAATAAAGATTAACGATGCCCGCGCCCGGGTGGCGTTACCCCGGGCGGCGGAACCGGCGCCCGCTATCCCTGCCGGAGCGGAGGCGGGCGTGGAGGGCATGCCGCCGCTCGTCACCCCCGTCAACGACTTCTACCGGATCGACACGGCACTGGTGGTACCCGCCGTCGACCCCGATACCTGGGTCCTCAGGGTCACGGGGATGGTGCAGCGCGAGGTGGAACTGACCCTCGCCGACCTCCTGGCCAAGCCGCTGACCGAACGCCACATCACCATCGCCTGCGTGTCCAACCCGGTAGGCGGGGACCTCATCGGCAACGCCCGGTGGCTAGGCTGGCCGGTCCGCGAAGTCCTGGCGCTGGCCGGGCCGGTCCGGGGCGCGGACATGGTGTTGTCCCGGAGCGCTGACGGATGGACTGCCGGCACGCCGCTGGAAGTGCTTACGGACAACCGGGACGCGATGCTGGCCGTGGGAATGAACGGCGGCCCGCTGCCGCTCGAACACGGGTTCCCCGTCCGGCTGGTGGTGCCGGGCCTGTACGGCTACGTTTCCGCCACCAAGTGGGTTACCGAGCTGAAAGTCACCACCTATGCGGAGGACACCGCCTACTGGACCACGAGGGGCTGGTCCGACCACGGACCCATCAAACTGTCCTCCCGCATTGACGTCCCCCGCAGCGGCAGGCCCGTCAATGCCGGTACGGTCACCTTTGGCGGCATTGCCTGGGCCCAGCACACCGGCGTCAGCGCCGTTGAACTCAGGGTCAACCGCGGTTCCTGGCAGCCTGCAGAGCTGTCATCCGGGATCTCCACGGACACGTGGTACCAGTGGAAACTCAGCATGGACCTGACGCCTGGGCAGTACGAGGTCCAGGTCCGGGCCACGGACCTTGCCGGCACCGTCCAGGACGAAGCATCCCGGCCTGTGGTCCCGGACGGCGCCACCGGATTCCACACGGTTAGAGTGGACGTGAAATCCTGA
- a CDS encoding molybdopterin molybdotransferase MoeA: MTSPHRHAPAGTPRQARSVARHVAAVADLLAPLRSESRTETVPLPGALGKSLVHGFLAPVSLPPFANSQMDGYAVNSADMHDDVTEFAVAAPVPAGMRPPSLARGTAAPIMTGAMLPDGADAVVPIERAVPDSFPAPGTGARVTLPATAAGTYVRPVGSDIAAGERALAGGTCLGPAQLGLLAALGIPEVEVYRAVRILLVTTGDEVVEPGKDLTAGKIYDANGTLLEAAMAQAGLEVRRAGISTDDPAELQKLLRSQGADADVIVTTGGVSKGAYEVVRQAMEGQPVEFLHVAMQPGGPQGIGMFDGVPFLGFPGNPVSCLVSFEMFLRPALAAVLGAPALRLPVRARLSQPLTSPEHKHQVRRGNLQPDGTVRLEGGESSHLVRALAGSNALVHVPAGVTELAAGDEVEVWML; the protein is encoded by the coding sequence ATGACCAGCCCGCACCGCCACGCCCCTGCGGGCACGCCTCGCCAGGCCCGCTCCGTTGCCCGCCATGTCGCCGCCGTTGCGGACCTGCTGGCACCCTTGCGGTCAGAATCCCGCACCGAAACCGTTCCGTTGCCGGGGGCCCTCGGCAAGTCTTTGGTGCACGGGTTCCTGGCACCCGTCAGCCTCCCGCCCTTCGCCAACTCCCAGATGGACGGGTACGCGGTAAATTCCGCAGACATGCACGACGACGTCACGGAGTTCGCCGTCGCGGCGCCGGTCCCGGCGGGGATGCGTCCGCCCTCGCTGGCCCGCGGGACGGCGGCGCCCATCATGACAGGCGCCATGCTCCCGGACGGCGCTGACGCCGTCGTACCCATTGAGCGTGCGGTGCCGGACAGCTTTCCGGCTCCCGGCACGGGCGCCCGGGTTACGCTGCCGGCAACGGCGGCGGGAACCTATGTCCGCCCGGTGGGCAGCGACATTGCCGCAGGGGAGCGCGCCCTGGCCGGCGGAACGTGCCTTGGTCCCGCCCAGCTGGGGCTGCTTGCCGCGCTGGGCATCCCTGAGGTGGAGGTCTACCGCGCCGTCCGGATCCTGCTCGTCACCACCGGGGACGAGGTGGTGGAACCAGGGAAGGACCTGACAGCCGGCAAGATTTACGACGCCAACGGCACCCTCCTCGAAGCCGCCATGGCGCAGGCAGGCCTGGAGGTGCGGCGGGCCGGTATCTCCACCGACGATCCCGCGGAACTGCAGAAGCTGCTCCGGAGCCAGGGCGCGGATGCCGATGTCATTGTGACCACCGGCGGCGTCAGCAAGGGCGCCTACGAGGTTGTCCGGCAGGCCATGGAAGGCCAGCCGGTGGAATTCCTGCACGTGGCCATGCAGCCGGGCGGACCGCAGGGGATCGGAATGTTCGACGGCGTGCCCTTCCTGGGATTCCCCGGGAACCCCGTCAGCTGCCTGGTGTCCTTTGAAATGTTCCTCCGGCCGGCCCTCGCGGCAGTCCTTGGGGCTCCGGCCCTCCGCCTCCCTGTCCGCGCCAGGCTCAGCCAGCCGCTGACATCCCCGGAGCACAAGCACCAGGTCCGGCGCGGCAACCTGCAGCCCGACGGCACCGTCCGGCTCGAGGGCGGCGAGAGCTCCCACCTGGTCCGTGCGCTGGCCGGTTCCAACGCCCTGGTCCACGTCCCCGCCGGCGTAACGGAACTCGCAGCCGGGGACGAGGTGGAAGTATGGATGCTGTGA
- the moaC gene encoding cyclic pyranopterin monophosphate synthase MoaC, which produces MDAVNAEQTPAALTHLRRDGSAQMVDVSAKAETTREATATATVRTTAEVMGLLGSGGLPKGDALAVARVAGIMAAKKTPELIPLCHPLPLSKVTVDFGLEAESVEVVATVKTRGVTGVEMEALTAASVAALSVYDMIKAVDKHAVLTDIKVLAKSGGKSGDWTL; this is translated from the coding sequence ATGGATGCTGTGAATGCAGAACAGACCCCGGCCGCCCTGACGCACCTGCGCCGGGACGGCAGCGCACAGATGGTGGACGTGTCCGCCAAAGCCGAAACCACCCGCGAAGCCACGGCAACAGCCACGGTCCGCACCACGGCGGAGGTGATGGGCCTGCTCGGTTCCGGCGGGCTTCCCAAGGGGGACGCGCTGGCCGTTGCCCGGGTGGCCGGCATCATGGCCGCCAAGAAAACGCCCGAGCTGATTCCGCTGTGCCACCCCCTTCCGCTGTCCAAGGTCACCGTCGACTTCGGGCTCGAAGCCGAGTCCGTCGAGGTAGTGGCGACGGTCAAGACCCGCGGCGTGACCGGCGTGGAAATGGAAGCCCTTACGGCGGCGTCCGTGGCCGCGCTGAGCGTTTACGACATGATCAAGGCCGTGGACAAACACGCCGTCCTGACCGATATCAAAGTGCTGGCCAAAAGCGGCGGCAAGAGCGGGGACTGGACCCTATGA
- a CDS encoding MogA/MoaB family molybdenum cofactor biosynthesis protein, whose amino-acid sequence MTHHDTSGDTHSHGSLSHADEPHRHGDVQGRKAGVVIASTRAAAGIYDDETGPVITDWLTEHGFEVFPAMVVPDGEPVGAAIRALLTQRPAVVITSGGTGLSPDDRTPDVTRPLLDREIPGIMEAIRREGAAKTPLAALSRGYAGAAGKSFIVNLPGSPKGVMDGLTVLDPLIGHLCDQLEGNHGH is encoded by the coding sequence ATGACCCACCATGACACCTCTGGCGACACCCATTCCCACGGAAGCCTGTCCCACGCCGATGAGCCGCACCGGCACGGCGACGTCCAGGGCCGGAAGGCCGGCGTGGTAATCGCCTCCACGCGGGCAGCGGCAGGCATTTACGACGACGAGACCGGCCCGGTGATCACGGACTGGCTCACCGAGCACGGCTTCGAGGTCTTCCCGGCGATGGTGGTCCCCGACGGCGAGCCCGTCGGCGCCGCGATCAGGGCCCTGCTGACCCAGCGTCCCGCCGTCGTGATCACCAGCGGCGGCACCGGCCTGAGCCCGGACGACCGGACCCCCGACGTCACCCGGCCCCTGCTGGACCGCGAAATCCCCGGCATCATGGAGGCCATCCGGCGTGAAGGGGCCGCCAAAACGCCGCTGGCGGCGCTCAGCCGCGGCTACGCGGGTGCGGCCGGGAAGTCGTTCATTGTTAATCTGCCCGGCTCACCGAAAGGCGTCATGGACGGACTTACCGTCCTGGACCCGCTGATCGGGCATCTCTGCGACCAGTTGGAAGGCAACCATGGGCACTGA
- a CDS encoding molybdenum cofactor biosynthesis protein MoaE yields MGTEAFEVVSAVLSAEPISVDQAIAAVEGDTAGAVVSFSGVVRNHDGGKAVDRLSYSAHPTAHQVMADVVARLVAEQNTGGGAGEDDGKPVRIWAAHRIGMLQIGDPALVCAVSAAHRGQAFAVCSELVDRIKEQVPIWKEQFFSDGTVEWVGAGG; encoded by the coding sequence ATGGGCACTGAAGCATTCGAGGTGGTATCCGCGGTCCTCAGCGCGGAGCCGATCTCCGTAGACCAGGCCATCGCGGCCGTGGAAGGCGATACCGCAGGTGCGGTGGTCAGCTTCAGCGGCGTGGTGCGCAACCACGACGGCGGCAAGGCAGTTGACCGCCTCAGCTACAGCGCGCACCCCACGGCGCACCAGGTGATGGCCGACGTCGTTGCCCGGCTGGTTGCCGAACAAAACACCGGCGGGGGTGCGGGGGAGGACGACGGAAAGCCGGTCCGCATCTGGGCGGCCCACCGGATCGGCATGCTGCAGATCGGCGACCCCGCACTGGTATGCGCGGTGTCCGCAGCGCACCGGGGGCAGGCGTTTGCCGTGTGCTCCGAACTGGTGGACCGCATCAAGGAACAGGTGCCCATCTGGAAGGAACAGTTCTTCTCCGACGGCACCGTTGAGTGGGTGGGCGCCGGCGGCTGA